The sequence below is a genomic window from Ensifer adhaerens.
CTCCCCCGATGGGCTGCGAATAGCTCGGCGGCCTGGCTACGCCAGAGAACCCGTCTGCCTCCGCAGGCGGTTTAGCGAGGCGGCCCGCGCTTGAGGAATGGAGTCGGATGAGGCTCCCCTTGGCAATCTCGACGGGTCGCGCTGGCGCTCCGCCGTTTTTTACTACTACCAATCAGGGCGGCGCGTCAGCGTGGCTCTCCGGAAGCCGATGTCCAGAGACAGGGATGGGGCGCAAAGACCGGAGGATAACTCGGGAAAGGTTTTTTCCGAGTGATTTCGCACGACGTCAGACGTTCGCCTCCCCCCTTGTGGGGGAGACGGATGGGGCGCCGGCGCCTGGAACCTCTCCGTTCCAACCGACGAGCGCCCTTGGCCTAAAAGCTTAGTCGCGCAACAGTTCGTTGATCCCCGTCTTGGAACGCGTGCGCTCGTCCACCGTCTTGACGATGACGGCGCAGTAGAGGCCGGGGCCGGGTTCGCCGTTCGGGAAGGGCTTGCCGGGCAAGGTGCCGGCGACGACGACGGAATACGGCGGCACTTCTCCATAGAAGATTTCGCCCGTCGCACGGTTCACGATCTTGGTCGACTTGCCGATATAGACGCCCATGCCGAGCACCGAACCTTCGCGGATGATGCAGCCTTCGACGACTTCCGAGCGTGCGCCGATGAAGCAATTATCCTCGATGATCGTCGGGCCCGCCTGCATCGGCTCCAGAACGCCGCCAATGCCGACGCCGCCGGAGAGATGAACATTCTTGCCGATCTGTGCGCAGGAGCCAACAGTTGCCCATGCATCAACCATGCTGTTCTCGCCGACATAGGCGCCGAGATTGACGAAGGACGGCATCAGCACCACGCCGGGCGCGATATAGGCCGAGCGGCGCACGACGCAGTTGGGCACGGCGCGGAAGCCGGACTTCTCGAATTCCAGCGCCGACCAGCCGTCGAACTTGGAAGGCACCTTGTCCCACCAGCTCGACTCGCCCGGACCGCCCTTGACGATTTCCATCGGGTTGAGGCGGAAGGAGAGAAGCACGGCCTTCTTCAGCCACTGATGCACGGTCCAAGCGCCGTCTTCGCCGCGCGTGGCCACGCGAGCCTTGCCGCTGTCGAGTAGGTCCAGCGCTTCGTTGACCGCATCGCGCACTTCGCCGCGCGTGGACGTGTTGACGCTGTCGCGGTTGTCAAAGGCGGCTTCGATCGTCTTTTCGAGCCCGGCAAGATCGGCTGCGTGCATGGGAAATTCCTTAAACTTCGCTGTCTATCATCGACCGGATCGACGTCCGGGATACCGGGCGTCAGTCCTATGCGACGGGGGCTTGCCCGTCAATCTTGAAGAGAGTGCAGCAATGGCGAATGGCAGCAGGAACGGCAAGGCGAAACAGAAGGAATGGGAACCGCTGCGCGACAACCGCGAAGATCGCGCCCACACGAAAGCCGTGCCGCTCACCGCGCAATCCGCCTCGCCCTCCTACCGGCTTGCCTATGCCGACGACGACTTCCTCTGCAGGCGCGAGCTACGCCCGGTGCGCCTCCAGCTGGAGCTTCTGAAAGCGGGCATGATCCTCGACGAGGCCGGCATCCGCTCCACGGTCGTCCTCTTCGGCGGGGCCCGCATTCCCGAGCCCGGTCGCCCGGCCTGGGCGGCGAAGAACGAGACGCAGCGGCTGAACCTCGAGGCGGCATCCGTCTATTACGACGAGGCACGCAAGTTCGCCCGTCTCTGCTCGGACTATTCTGCAGAGTATGAACACCGCGAATTCGTCGTCGTCACCGGCGGCGGGCCGGGCGTCATGGAAGCCGGCAATCGCGGCGCGCATGACGTTCAGGCCCCCAGCATCGGCCTCAACATCGTGCTGCCGCATGAGCAGGCGCCGAACCCTTACGTGACGCCGGAACTCAGCCTCAACTTCCACTATTTCGCCATCCGCAAGATGCATTTCATGATGCGGGCCAAGGCCGTTGCCGTCTTTCCCGGCGGCTTCGGCACGATGGACGAACTGTTCGAAACGCTGACTCTGATCCAGACGGGCCGCATGGAACGGATCCCGCTCATTCTCTTCGGCGAGACATTCTGGCGTTCGATCGTCAATTTCGAGGCGCTTGCCGATTTCGGCACGATCGCGCCGGACGACATCAAACTTCTCAACTTCGTCGAGACGGCGGAGGAGGCCTGGGCCATCGTCGAGCGGCATTATCGCCAGTCGGGCA
It includes:
- a CDS encoding 2,3,4,5-tetrahydropyridine-2-carboxylate N-succinyltransferase, which encodes MHAADLAGLEKTIEAAFDNRDSVNTSTRGEVRDAVNEALDLLDSGKARVATRGEDGAWTVHQWLKKAVLLSFRLNPMEIVKGGPGESSWWDKVPSKFDGWSALEFEKSGFRAVPNCVVRRSAYIAPGVVLMPSFVNLGAYVGENSMVDAWATVGSCAQIGKNVHLSGGVGIGGVLEPMQAGPTIIEDNCFIGARSEVVEGCIIREGSVLGMGVYIGKSTKIVNRATGEIFYGEVPPYSVVVAGTLPGKPFPNGEPGPGLYCAVIVKTVDERTRSKTGINELLRD